In Micrococcus luteus NCTC 2665, a single window of DNA contains:
- a CDS encoding HPP family protein: protein MTRLPGLRRPRFLDPWRRPLAPRLPWHVVLAASIAGALTIATLSLGEDLASVPLLVGAFGSSCVLVFLVPHGPHSHPANVLVGHVVSAACGIAVISVLPLTWYSLAAGMGLAMAVMAGLRVIHAPAGATALTVMLSNADWDYLVTPVLTGALVLTACALLYRRLMWRVIGPPG, encoded by the coding sequence ATGACCCGCCTGCCCGGTCTGCGTCGCCCGCGGTTCCTGGACCCGTGGCGCCGCCCGCTGGCCCCCCGTCTGCCCTGGCACGTGGTCCTCGCGGCCTCGATCGCGGGGGCACTGACCATCGCCACCCTCAGCCTCGGCGAGGACCTGGCCTCCGTGCCGCTGCTGGTGGGCGCCTTCGGCTCGTCCTGCGTGCTCGTGTTCCTCGTGCCGCACGGCCCGCACTCCCACCCCGCCAACGTGCTCGTGGGGCACGTGGTCTCGGCCGCGTGCGGGATCGCCGTGATCTCCGTGCTGCCCCTGACCTGGTACTCGCTCGCGGCCGGCATGGGCCTGGCCATGGCCGTCATGGCCGGGCTCCGTGTGATCCACGCCCCCGCGGGCGCCACCGCGCTGACGGTCATGCTGAGCAACGCGGACTGGGACTACCTGGTCACCCCGGTGCTCACCGGGGCGCTGGTCCTCACCGCGTGCGCGCTGCTGTACCGCCGCCTGATGTGGCGGGTGATCGGCCCGCCGGGGTGA